The DNA region GGGCTGGGCCTGTCTAGATGCTGTACCGGCGGGGCTGGGCCTGTCTAGATGCTGTACCGGCGGGGCTGGGCCTGCGTATAGAAGGGTCTgatgtgattccttattctacagAAAGGTTTTGTAGAACAGACATGCCAATCTGAACTTTGCACAGCATTGTGTCCTCCTGGGCCTTCAAACATCACTCACCCCAATCCAATTACCACTGAACTAATTCTAAAGTAGTCTGACTGGATTATCTTGTGCCGGCCCTTTATCGCTTATTATCTTTGACTTGATCTCTGGAATAAccgttctcctcctcctctcctgtagCTGTGTTTCTCCTGTCGGACTATAAGGTTCTCCTTCTTCACCCGGTCCTACACCTGCCAGTTCTGCAAAAGGTACATTTATAGTACAGCTGTATTTATAGTACAGTTGTGTGTATTTATAGTACAGTTATTTTGTagtcaggggttggaaccaaaatcatTTTCCAATCGTTTCGTTCTGAACAAAGTAATTTTTTGGGGTTCCGAcctgcaaaataaagttctgaaccaaTTTTTTTCTGTTATTGTTCCTTTCTCTTCTGTTTTAAGCCTCTGAAATCATTTTAAATTAATGTTTTATTCTTTAGCTTGACATTTAAATGACTTCACCAAATCAGTGCatatagagcagcttgctatggacaTGGGGCAAGCTGTAGTTGTTTTAGCCTATGCATAttcatatgtacatattcttcttCATTCCTTTTCACTTGTGTGTatgaggtagttgttgtgaaattgttagatattactgcacggtcggaaacTAGAAGCAcgtgcatttcgctacactcgcattaacatctgctaaccgtgtgtgtgaccaataacattgaTTTAGCAGCCGATAGTGCATGGGTACTCTCGGCTGCCTAGGCTATAGTTGTTGACATGTGCAAGGGACAGACAGGTGTAGGGCGACGTGTAGGGCGTGAGATGCAACTGACATTTTGTTGGTGTGAGAGAGCcaaagagggaggaggatgcaTCTTGTTGTTATGACATGCGTTATCTGAATTATGCCCACGAAATTAAATCTACGGAGGAGCGGcttttgtttttattatttttatttcacctttatttaaccaggtaggctagttgagaacaagttctcatttacaactgcgacctggcccagatgaagcaaagcagtgagacacaaacaacaacatagagttacacatggagtaaacaataaacattattacagcccagatgaagcaaagcagtgcgacacggAGTTAAAGTTCCGCTATGGAGGACCTTTAAATGGCTGAACCTCAGAGAGTTGGCTTAAAGTTGGACCAGAGCAAGCTAGCAAGCTTGTGTGTagagcggcaccagaattaaCATGTTTTACCATTTTGTAGTTAATgaatccaatgtgaaacgtgataactGTAGTATCCGCAACTAGTATTGAAACGTGAAGGCATTCCTCTCTAATTAAAAaatctctccctaatttctgaatcacgTTTGTAACGTCAGTGCAGTAGCTTATGCTACGGAGGATCAGGTTGCCTACACACACTGGCAAACATTTTCAGCTGaaaggcagacactggaatacatttctaagtgacagaGTAAGGGCTTTGAGTAAGGGCGCCTTGTGTTTTTTGTGGGATGCCAGGGGGAAAAAATATCTTGAAGGTAAATTAGCGTTATTAACCTATTTCCCGTGCTTTTAAAACAACTGTTCTGTTCCGGAgcagtatagatcactttcgttccTGGTTCTCTTGCTGTTCCTCAAAAAAACGTAAAAGAACAACATttttggttctgttccctgaaccggttccaacccctgaaccggttccaacccctgaaccggttccaacccctgaaccggttccaacccctgatgTTTATTATTATCTTTCTCTAAAGTAAATTTCACCCAAAAACAATCTCATCATAACGGCAgtgtttctgtattttgaaagttctaAATcttaacttgattgctgacatgcgaAACagtttgggactatatcaacaatggactaatgataCAAATACCAAAAGTAGAGTTTTTTGGGTGGAATTTTTGTTTAAGACATGCTCCAGAATTTTGGTGACTACGAAGTATTTTTcaaacctcccgctttgggctggatgtatCAATGTGTAGTTCATGCAGAATTACTGTCTAAACTCACGAAATCCCTTGTTTGAAGCGCCTATTTTCCTGGAAGCTGTACTGCACCATATTTCCTACATTTTACCCCATATAGGCCAGCCCCTTAGCAATTTgaattctagccaatgagcttcagcccttcgccatttgagtgacaggtAACAAGATGCCCacgcacacacagcagagagagaacgATGACGTatctgtacatgtgtgtgtgatgtactACGCAATTTTCGTTGACCACTTTTGGCACTTAAACACTATTTTCAGGACTACTGGATAAAAAGTATACAAAGGTACCGGAGAATCTCTTAACATTAATGAGAATGAATGAGACTTGTGTGACTgaatatttatctctctctctctccaggcctgtGTGCTCGCAGTGCTGTAAAAAGGTGAGCCAAAGTCCTCCTCGTCCACCCATTGTCCACCCATTGACCACACTAGCCCTTTAATTGTTGACAGATTGGATGTTCAGATCCTCTATTTATCTGACCCTCTAGAAGAGACTTCCATCTAAGCCGTATGCcaacctgtccatctcctctctgGGATCTACTACCACCATCCTACCCAGGGAGGAGGCAGAAGGGGCATCAGCCTCGGACACCCCAGAGAAGCCCTCGTCCAGCCAGCGCCACAGCCTGCGGCGGACTGTCTCCGGGTACACATAACATCATTACCGGTCTTTGTGCTTAGGgatgtgacgaataacatttaAACTGCTATTCCTTTTATTGTTTAaatgatcatttaaaaaaaagtcacaATTCAGATATGGTCCTGAGTATGACCACTAGGGGGCAGTACACTTCAATCTACTGCGGTCCTGGCTACCTACCAGACAGAGCAGTTCAATCTACCGCGGTCCTGGCTACCTACCAGACAGAGCAGTTCAATCTACTACAGTCCTGGCTACCTACCAGACAGAGCAGTTCAATCTACTGCGGTCCTGGCTACCTACCAGACAGAGCAGTTCAATCTACTGCAGTCCTGGCTACCTACCAGACAGAGCAGTTCAATCTACTGCAGTCCTGGCTACCTACCAGACGGAGCAGTTCAATCTACTACAGTCCTGGCTACCTACCAGACAGAGCAGTTCAATCTACTGCAGTCCTGGCTACCTACCAGACGGAGCAGTTCAATCTACTGCGGTCCTGGCTACCTACCAGACAGAGCAGTTCAATCTACTGCAGTCCTGGCTACCTACCAGACAGAGCAGTTCAATCTACTGCGGTCCTGGCTACCTACCAGACAGAGCAGTTCAATCTACTGCAGTCCTGGCTACCTACCAGACAGAGCAGTTCAATCTACTGCGGTCCTGGCTACCTACCAGACGGAGCAGTTCAATCTACCGCGGTCCTGGCTACCTACCAGACAGAGCAGTTCAATCTACTGCTGTCCTGGCTACCTACCAGACGGAGCAGTTCAATCTACTGCGGTCCTGGCTACCTACCAGACAGAGCAGTTCAATCTACCGCGGTCCTGGTTACCTACCAGATAGAGCAGTTCAATCTACTGCAGTCCTGGTTACCTACCAGACGGAGCAGTTCAATCTACCGCAGTCCTGGCTACCTACCAGACAGAGCAGTTCAATCTACTGCGGTCCTGGCTACCTACTAGACAGAGCAGTTCAATCTACTGCGGTCCTGGCTACCTACTAGACAGAGCAGTTCAATCTACTGCGGTCCTGGCTACCTACCAGACAGAGCAGTTCAATCTACTGCAGTCCTGGCTACCTACCAGACGGAGCAGTTCAATCTACTGCGGTCCTGGTTACCTACCAGACGGAGCAGTTCAATCTACTGCGGTCCTGGTTACCTACCAGACGGAGCAGTTCAATCTACTGCAGTCCTGGCTACCTACCAGACAGAGCAGTTCAATCTACTGCAGTCCTGGCTACCTACCAGACAGAGCAGTTCAATCTACTGCGGTCCTGGTTACCTACCAGACGGAGCAGTTCAATCTACTGCTGTC from Salvelinus namaycush isolate Seneca unplaced genomic scaffold, SaNama_1.0 Scaffold2446, whole genome shotgun sequence includes:
- the LOC120038954 gene encoding protein spire homolog 1-like — encoded protein: LCFSCRTIRFSFFTRSYTCQFCKRPVCSQCCKKKRLPSKPYANLSISSLGSTTTILPREEAEGASASDTPEKPSSSQRHSLRRTVSGLSKRKIEGSRDELDLPKELTEDWCTMEVCIDCKMFISEIISSSKRSLATKRARLKRKTQSFYLSSANTDDYRLSERTVNEV